TGGTAGTCACCTGTTTGATGGTTCCCCGacttcaattatcaaatgaACTTGGTGTCTAGGCATATTTCTCTTAATTAGAAGAATCCTTTATTTGCTTATGTGAGAAAATTAACGTCGTGCTAATGTAATAACAAATTTGACCGCCGCTCCATCCCAGGAACCTATTAGCCAAATATTATGATTCTATGGGTTTTGCTTTCTGAAAAAAGCGTATTTAATgcttttttaacaaattttaccCCCGAGACCCTAAATATGGATAAAggtaagtgtttttttttaggaaaCTTTGTTATGCTCTTTCTCAGGAACCTGCATGACAGTCAAATATCAAGGATGTAGGCCTTTTTCTGTTGTGAGAAGAAAAGTTCAACAAGTTTGAGTCCTGAGACTTTGAATATGAGCCAATGTCATTTCTTTTCGCAAACTTTGTGGGACTCCATTGAGAAACCTACATTTGTAACCTACATTTGTACTTGCGCCAGGTGAGCTTAAActgataatgatacatatacTTCTTTCCACAATATAGAGAATCTTGATTTGCTTAATGTGAAGGAGAGATTTGAACAACTCCGTCTCAATCACTGCTTTAGTATCTACAACAGGAAATGTTCCAACTATACGTGTTAATTCTACACTAGGTTAGGCAGTATGAACCTGGTTATCTCCTGGTATCTGGATTGTTAGATAACTCCTCCAGGCTAATCCTCTTGTAGTGCTGTCAACCGGATATCCATATATCTTATTCTAATTCGTTCGCGGTTTTTGTAATCGTATCAAAATCTCGGTGTCGCAGATTCTGTGACTGGGGTTATAATTTGTAGTATTTGAAATCGAAACTCAACACACACAATTAAGGGTCACTCTTACCTAAATTAAGGACTTTGGTGTCCATTATTGGATATCCTGTTCTACCTCGTTTGTGAAAACTAGATCAcaaattcattgaaaatatcacaataattcCCAAAGGAACCCAGAATATCGGCTTTAATACATGCATCAACATATCATTAAAAGCGTGAGTCTGATCCTGTGTGAATTTATAAGgtctgtatgtatattttatacttatTCCCATGAGAATCACGAATAGAAACGATATCAATTGAtaaacatgaaaacattttatatttcttcattttatttgaaaagacATGCCCAGGAGTATACCAGTATGTCCTCTGATtctttacatatgtacatgtatttacatatttacattcatGCCTATAAGTACCATACAAAAAGAGGTCAATATTACACCTTAAgctaataaataaaaaaaactccatGGTGTAACAACCTCTCTGGTGAATAACGAAACCATACATTCTCACTCATATCACAGATAATCATCACGGATCAGTGATTCCCACTCATCAATCTCGCATCCCACCCTACAATGTACCTCTTTCTAGAACATAGCTGGCTAGCGTGCTAATACACTATTATGAAATTTCTTCTTTATCACTTGGacataaaacattataataagATTCTATAGTTTAGCATCTCAGTGACTTTACATTGTTATTATCAtccatacattatgtatgtggCCTAATGCTAGGTTTGGAGTTGATAATCAGATCTGTAGTAGTAATCGTATTATAAATTCTATTCCAATTAAAGTGTGAATCTGTAAACACTATAATCCATGCTATCACAGGAATATTGACATGAATTACAGAGTCCTAAAAAGAAGGTTTAACCAGTGAGTTCTATCACAGCTGACTGGTTTTAACATTATCTGATAGACAACAAAACATCACACCCTTAGATAATGTGGTATCAAGGACAGTCAGCAACCCTTGTTTGATATCAAGGACTGTCAACAACCCTTGTTTGGTATCAAGGACAGTCAACAACCCTTGTTTGGTATCAAGGACTGTCAACAACCCTTGTTTGGTATCAAGGACAGTCAACAACCCTTGTTTGGTATCAAGGACAGTCAACAACCCTTGTTTGGTATCAAGGACTGTCAACAACCCTTGTTTGGTATCAAGTGTTTTCTCAGAAAGGCTTGCCAAACTAAGTACACTGTCCCGTAGATGTCACGTGAGAACATAAAGAATAATTGGCTAAATATCAAAGATCATGTGAGCAATGCTGATACACAATCAAGGCACTGCCAGAGAAAGTCATTCTGTTCAAATCATTTTTGTCCTAGAATGCACTTATGAAATGAAATGCTGTTGGTAGGTCAAACAAGTCAACAAGGTAAGCTTTCCTCCAGATCTAGTTTACATACTGTCCATCCAGTACTCCTAGTGACAAACAGTCTCAGATCTTTTACAGCCAGATGTCTGTATTGAAGATAATCACTGTTGGAGTTGAAAACTGCATCAGTATAAAACAGGCTGGAGCCTTTCACATTTACTGATATTCATACTTTCATACACTTTTTTCATGGGTGTATTTTACTTAACAAGATGAACATGTTGAGATggttctatatttcaatgggtTTAGGTACAGGTTTGCGAATGTGACGCATTGTAGATCCTGGCTCTGTGGGTTTGAAAGGTGCATGTCTGCCATAGGGTCTGGGAATGGGAAGTTCACTGTCGTCATCAGGAATGTAAGCGTTTGGTCTGGGGTCCGCTGTCGTGGTTGTTCCTCCTGCAATCTTGTATTGCTCTTCTTCCTCCTGAATCTGTGGatcataatgaaatgaaacaaatgtaaATGACAGCGATCATAAGTGTGTCATTGGCATGATAAATAAGAGtttagatatataatatgtacatcaAAATCTGTTTTACTTAATTCATTCATAATGCCCTTGTAGAATACCAACacaaattaattacaaattcaTAAATGTGATGTCATATTTGCAATAACagcataatatttttttttcaattatatataattaatttttctttgttttcatggtaaatactctaatgtgattggtcgaaaaattcttttcattcttctatgaaagaaattccgagaatggcgcgaaaaatatgacgtcacaatacgacaattgacgttgcgtattgatttgagaaaaagaatcccatttaaaaccagtaaaattgtacataaaacatgttttaaattagaaaatcattttcaaaaattaattataagcgttgatgtcaatttttttttacgcggattcttacagaagtttgcaaacaaaatttgtttcataccccgatgaaactaaaaaaaaatgacatcaatgctaaaatgttaacattattaattttttctaaacttttttttccatTAACAGCTCAGTAAAACCACAACACTTACCAGTCTACTCTCCTCCTTGTCTCTCATGATCCTGTCTTCAATGGCCATCAAACGATTCCAGTCGTGTTCAAACTCGTCACATGGTGGTTCACCCTTCTCCATCCTGATATAGCACTGTTCTAGGTCGGCTTCCTTCTCCTTCAAAGTCTGTTGCAGTTGAAGAGCAGTTGCTGTGTTCATAGACAGCTCAGCCACAAGACCTCTCATCTTTCTGTATGCATCTTTGATTTTTCCTTGTAATCCATTCACCTGGAATGACCAAAGGTAAATTACAAATTTTTGAGAAACTTGAATAAAAGCAACATCAGCTCTACTTTACCATCACAGAAACAAACCCTGCCATTTCCCTGACATCTCAGAGCACTATCGAAGTCTTAATTACACtctaaacaaaaaaaatctcaaaacaTACCAAATCAAACAGTTGCATATTCACTGCTTCATGCAATATAccataaaaaacaaatgttGACCCTTTAACAGAATCCTAACAGACCTTTTCTTAAACTAATTTAAGAAAAAGGTCTTCGgaatcaatattgtatattaacaTAACTTACATTTTTGGCAAGTCCAAGTGTATCATCTTTGCCATCCTCCGCCTTCACCTTGACTCGACTCGCGAGTCGTGTTACTTGTTCAAATATTAGATCCTTTTCCAACAAGTGCTCCTCCTTTTCTGCAAGTCTCATTTCCAACTGAAATTACAGACCAAATGAAATTATTCAGGATTGGAAGCATTGCAAATGTaatgtttgttaaaatttttCTTTGCACAACACTTTACTTTTATAACAAATTGTAACATTACAACCCTTACTTCGCCGACACGTTTTTATCAAAGTAAACACCAAGCTATTTACATTTTCGATTTTGTCCTGTAATTCGGCAGGTGGCAGATCCTTTCCTTCCAGTGAGCGTACACGTGTCTCATCATATGGGTTTTCCAGCTCCTTCTCTAGGTCCAGCATACGGTCCTGACACTGTTGTAACTGTACACACAaaatttacattgtttacaagGTCTAAAACAAATCTGTATTGGACTGTTGGCTGATCTTGATGAAACCTCAACCAACTATCAGTgtataatttaaatgttttacacaCTGACTATTAACAAACTATACacattacaacacaaaccagTTTATTCACAATCATTTATAATTTTTGGTTAGAGCTGCACAATATTTTTGCAACTTTATAAATGAACCAGTCTGTATGATTATTCATCAGAGGCCTACCTCTGGGGTTGACTTCATACTGATTATATTACTGTTGTATTATTTTTCCTGGATCTGTAGTGTGACAAGTGTGTAAGGGAAGATTGGAGTGAGGGAGAGGGCTACCTGGATCTGTAGTGTGACAAGTGTGTAAGGGAAGATTGGAGTGATGGAGAGGGCTACCTGGATCTGTAGTGTGACGAGTGTTTAAGGGGAGATTGGAGTGATGGAGAGGGCCTACCTGGATCTGTAGTGTGACGAGTGTGTAAGGGGAAATTGGAGTGATGGAAAGGGCCTACCTGGATCTGTAGTGTGACGAGTGTGTAAATGAAGATTGGAGTGATGGAGAGGCCTACCTGGATCTGTAGTGTGACGAGTGTGTAAGGGAAGATTGGAGTGAGGGAGAGGGCCTACCTGGATCTGTAGTGTGACAAGTGTGTAAATGAAGATTGGAGTGATGGAGAGGCCTACCTGGATCTGTAGTGTGACAAGTGTGTAAATGAAGATTGGAGTGATGGAGAGGGCTACCTGGATCTGTAGTGTGACGAGTGTGTAAATGAAGATTGGAGTGATGGAGAGGCCTACCTGGATCTGTAGTGTGACGAGTGTGTAAATGAAGATTGGAGTGATGGAGAGGCCTACCTGGATCTGTAGTGTGACAAGTGTGTAAATGAAGATTGGAGTGATGGAGAGGGCTACCTGGATCTGTAGTGTGACAAGTGTGTAAATGAAGATTGGAGTGATGGAGAGGCCTACCTGGATCTGTAGTGTGACAAGTGTGTAAATGAAGATTGGAGTGATGGAGAGGGCTACCTGGATCTGTAGTGTGACAAGTGTGTAAGGGAAGATTGGAGTGAGGGAGAGGGCCTACCTGGATCTGTAGTGTGACGAGTGTGTAACTGAAGATTGGAGTGATGGAGAGGGCCTACCTGGATCTGTAGTGTGACGAGTGTGTAAGGGAAGATTGGAGTGAGGGAGAGGGCCTACCTGGATCTGTAGTGTGACAAGTGTGTAAATGAAGATTGGAGTGATGGAGAGGCCTACCTGGATCTGTAGTGTGACAAGTGTGTAAATGAAGATTGGAGTGATGGAGAGGGCTACCTGGATCTGTAGTGTGACGAGTGTGTAAGGGAAGATTGAGGTGAGGGAGAGGGCCTACCTGGATCTGTAGTGTGACAAGTGTGTAAATGAAGATTGGAGTGATGGAGAGGCCTACCTGGATCTGTAGTGTGACGAGTGTGTAACTGAAGATTGGAGTGATGGAGAGGGCCTACCTGGATCTGTAGTGTGACGAGTGTGTAAGGGGAAATTGGAGTGATGGAGAGGGCCTACCTGGATCTGTAGTGTGACAAGTGTGTAAGGGGAAATTGGGGTGATGGAGAGGGCTACCTGGATCTGTAGTGTGACGAGTGTGTAAATGAAGATTTGAGTGATGGAAAGGGCCTACCTGGATCTGTAGTGTGACGAGTGTGTAAGGGGAAATTGGGGTGATGGAGAGGGCTACCTGGATCTGTAGTGTGACGAGTGTGTAAATGAAGATTTGAGTGATGGAAAGGGCCTACCTGGATCTGTAGTGTGACAAGTTCTTGCTCAAGGGCATGCTTGTGTGGCATGTTTTTCCTTAGCAGTTCAATAGAACGGTTCTCTTCATTCAGTTGCATCTTGAGGAAACGAATCTCCTCTTCCTTGGCTTGTAGCTCTACATTGCCATTTCTTATCATTTGTtctaaacataaaacaaaagaaaattatgtcAGACACTGATGaatatatcatttttgatatgtagcttttaaatataaaatgtattatgtTGATTATTTTATCTAGAAACTTTAAAGGAAACCTTCTTCTGGATCACTAAAAAACCCTTTTTGTTGTCAGACTGAACTACTTGAAGGGATAATTGGAAATCTTACCTTCAATATTTACTTTTTCGTAGAATATGCATACTTCTTCTTCTCTTTCTATCAACTTCAGACCTCTGTAATACAATCAGTAAAACACTATTATACCTGTATCGGTTGGATATTGCATTCCCAcctattatttgatatatttccttTGGGTCATTAGAAATCATAACTTAAAACACTGTTCTTTGTTTTCTCCAAACAGATGAGCTCCCAGAGTTATACAACTCCAGTCATGATGAAGGAGTAATACACAGACAGTTGAAGAAGATATACAAAAATGGCCTAACACTTATGTGTAAGGACTTGTCTTTGACAGATtctaaaatgtacattttttataaaatgggCAGTGtctatataatactgttatgttttgtttgtcCTCTTGTCCCCAATCAAGACATACCTGTCATTTCTCTTCTGTTCCTCCTTTGAGTATCTGTTCCTCAACCGTGTGCTCTCCTCCTCACCCGCGTTCATCATATTATTGAGTTTATTTAGGTCCATTTTCTGTTGTTCCACTGTAGCTTTCATGtcattgtaaatatttgtttgtttagcTACTTCATTCCTCAAACTGTCTCTCATCACAATACTGTTCATGTGTTTTAATCTGTGTTTCTGCAGCTCTCTGTTTAATGgtaaagaataaaaaacaacattggatgaaaagttttgtttttttttttctatatattgttCATTCATAGAAgtatataataacatattatcctactgcaatatatatatatatatatatatataatataattcatttcaatttcTATCATGTTATAGTGAAAGTAATGTTTACCTGTCTTTTTGCATGACGGCTGTGCGTAGAATTTCCATCTCATTCTGAAGGATTTTGATCTTTTCCTTCATCTCGGCTGCCTTCTGTGTACTTGTCTGTATCAGATTCACACACTTGTTTCTCTCATTCTTAATCAGCTCATAAAGCTTCGCAAACTCTTTCAACctgtaaaattaaaaatacaattaaatattaCTAGAAAAGTAAATTAACTCTAATGAAACCTAGGCATCTGgcaatacatcatatatatagtgtcaGCTATATGAAATTTAACATAATAATATGCCTAAAAGATTTAAATAAAAGCAGCAAttaattatgttataacatttgaaacatattttaatggagatattttttctttgaataaATTTCAtccattttatcatttttctctGATTCAGTTTTTTATGCCTTACTTTGTTTGCATCTCCTGGTGTTTCTTGTGATGGTCCTGTATTTGAAGTTCCTTTGTTTTCAGGTCTTCGATGGCTTTGTGGAACCTCATTTCTGCCCTCATGAAATCTCTGGCTTTTTGTTCTCTCTCATCAGCCTGaaaatttaatgatattttaataacaattaaATGTATGCCCTAGCGAGGTGTTTCGATCATTGTGAACATATACCAGGTGACAGAGTTAAAATTTTGGGAATGTGGcctttttaaaaaccttttataatagaatattaaaaaaagaaacgtcacagaaggggagacaactcaatAGAATTGACCAACTATGATATGAATATGTACCTTGATGGCAGCAAGCCGAGTAAGTTCGACAACCTCTATTCTCAGGTCACTCTGGTCATACAGCAGGTTCTGTTCCTCGGCCGCACTAGCTTCCAGCTTCACATGTTCAACTGCTGTCAGATTGTTCTACAAACATGAGGAAAGTTACATCATGATCATGTCTAGTCAAgtgaattaatatttaaaatgctACATCGCCGACagcatatacatttgtatatatatacactgctCCTCTCTCACAAAAGTGCATAAAATGGCACTCACtgtaaaaatatatctaattaacacaacTAAATTATTAAATAACAGTGTCCTAAATAATGATCATTTATATACAACTGAAagttacatatgaaatatagaGGTGTACAGTAGTATGTATTTTTATGAGTTTTTCAGtatgcaattaattatttatccaTGCTAAATTTAAAAGACAAAAACAGGAGCTCAAACTTTAGGGGGGTAGCAATAACATAACATGTGTAACTTTttgtattgtaataaaatatacaacagactttcttgttttaatcaatcataattactctttgtcaGAGATGTAGCATCATTAGAATAATTCTAAGGCGATTATGTACTTCCTTTAAATAACTCTGTATGCCAGTAATCAATGAAAACTAATTCATAGGTAGATTAGGAACATTTAATGTAACATTTCTGGTAAGTCAAAGATAATGCAGTTTATTAACAGGTAAATCAGTACTTGGCATATAAGGTACCCTATGGTTATTCTTCTAGACATTGCTTTTTGTTACAAAAATAGGAGCATACCTGCTGAGCCAGTGATCGTTTTGTGTGCTCCACCTCTTTCGCTAATTCCTCCCTCTTCTTCTGTAGGGTACCGTCATCTTTTGGCAAGGAATCAATCTGAGATAATACAAACAAATGAGCCTTATTGTTCCTCAGAATATAAGTAACTTCAACTTGACCTTAAACCTCCATTTGTTATGTGATTTGatcagaaatttaaaaaaaatgattatcaAGTAACACATGTCCCCTACCTACCCCGGCTAAAAAAAgtatgtgaccttgacacaaaATCTCTGAAACCTGAACTTGCCCGAAATGTTATGGTTCTTTATCATTGTttaagtttgatcaaaatctctcAAGAAATGAAGCCACTAGAgcactgacaaactttggcgTTACGTACAAGACAGaaggagaggaaacctatagttcccCAATTTCACTGGTAGGGAACTGATAAGCCTGATATTTGCTTTGATAAAAAGGAGGTAAATACACTTAAGTCTAACCAAAACTATAGCCTGTCGATTTTGGGAAAATTGAAAATGAGACGGATGTTtgagaattattttttttacaaattaattcaattacATCAATGTTGGCCCCCAAAAGAACTCTCATGCAATaaatcagtatatacatgtacatgtatatacatatataaacaattcttgacaGGGAGCCTGACATAAAGGTATAGACTAACCAGTGATGGACACACATCAATTAATGTAATTGTCAACTAGGTAACGAGAATGTTGTAGATTATAACTCAAAGTAAAAGGGAACTTACCTGTCCTTTAACCTTTTCATGTACTGACTTTGTGTGTGACAGGCTTTCTTCAGCAACTTTGAACTGAAGTTCTGCCTTCTTCAAATTTCTCAAATCCCTATCTTTTTCTCGACTCTTTCTAGAATGAACATCGTGTGTGTTTTTCTTTTCCAGGTGGATGTGTCTCAAGCTCATGTCAAGTGTGGATCTTCATAGAACAAATACATTAACCATTACATACAGTTTGAATTAAGAGCAATTCAATTCTATTTTACAGCTTTTGATTAAAACCAGAAATTAGATAGACATGTTCAATATAAGATAATTTACAGAAATGGCTATTAATATAAACTTAACTTGTGACCTGGACATTTATAATCTTACCTATCTCCCATCAGTACAGCCTCTCTGTCCTTAGCAAACTCAAAGTCCTTGATAAGCATGTTGTACTCTCGTTCTTTTTGGTCAAGCATGGCCCTTGTTTTAGCAAGTTCTGACTCCGTATCAAACTTTTCTGTCTGTAATGCATTCTTCTTGGACTCCATGCCTTTTGATTCCTCAAGGATGTCTTGGTATTCATCCTCTAGTTTTGTCAAGCTCTTTTCCACCTCACTGCAGatcaaattaaaagaaaaagatgAAACAGATCATTTTCACGaggataaaatattaaataaatcaatgtaggatgaaaaatgtaattaaaaatttcaaCTTACAATACCTTTGCTTTTATTTAACTATAAACTCATTAAATGtttcttaattaaatatattttcaaacaactattcttcttttttcatttttgcaatCTATCTATAGACATTGAATAACATTTCCCCCCCATTTCTTTGTTCACTTAGGCACTGGtgtcaatttcaaaataagacAGACATATCCATAACTCACAGCTTTTGTCTGTGTAGTTTGTCAGCCTCCTTAGCTATTTGGTTTGGAAGTGTGTTGATTTGCACAAGGTCACCCTGAAATAATAGCATGTGCATTTGTGTGTCAAGCATTATGAACACCATACAAATGACAAAATCTAAATAACAGCATGCAAAGACTTAGAATTATAGCATatgatataaagaaaataaattttctccttgtatatttgtaatttcaattgTCTTCTGCAATGCCAAAAATGAGAATAAAAATACCAAGGTGCCAGATGTTTAGGAAACCATATGTATGTTCATCATTCACAACTTAAACCAATGCTACAGTAAATATTCCTGAGAAATGTTATGATGAGATATGGTGAGACTCTTTCGATCATAGTAAGGTGTTACCTAGACCTAGAAAGCATGTTGTAATGTGGCACCACTCTTGTGTTTTTACCTTGAGATTTTCCATCTCTGACTTAAGCTGATCATATTCCTTCTGTTCAGCCAAACACTGACGATGAGTTGTGTCCATATCCTCACGGAGTGTCTTGGCTTCCATTTGACGCTGAACAATTTCTTTCTTCATATCCTCACATGCAGCCTGTATTTCTTTCAGTTTCTTTTCAATTTCCTGCACGtcacatttttgtaaatattgataatacatCTATACATAGATAGTGCAACGCAATAACTCAGGCAACAACAACATTTAAGTTCATTATCTAGATAGGcaaaatttataataaattacaaatgtattgatattCTACTACAAACACTTATATATGACACAAAtcatctattttttattttattatcaaaaataaagcACTATTCAAACAcaaatatgtttctttttaataaacaatttaaaacaaagGCCAGCAAGATAAAATATACCCAAGATATATTATACTTTGTGCCTCTAAGATGCAGGTTAAACAgatacagaagaaaaaaaacaaacccctTGTTTTGGCATTCTTGAATATTCCCTctccattatttttttctcttctgACAACCTGTAAAGATAAATGACAATTCAAATGAAATGAatacaaatttacatttaaatgctaaacaaaacacaactaAAGCAACTGTTCCCTGAACCATCTACCACCAAACCTCCTTTACCACTGAGGGGGAGTCATTTCACCACGACTGGccatattatataaaaaaaacaagcttGAATATGAATCATGAGGTGAGGTAAAGGTTGATTATAAACCTACGTTTCCAGCTCATACTGCTGTTGGTACTCGCGCTCCTTGATCTGGGCATATTCATTGTTGTGTTTCATTAACTGCTGTCTCATTTTGGTCACCTCCGTGTTGGAGCTGTCTGGgaagttgtctcccttctcaaGTTCTGAGCGCTGTCTTTCCAACTCAATAGTATGTTCCTTGGCTGTGTTCAGTAGGTTAGCCTCACTCTCCCGAGTCCTTTTCAGAGTTTCATGAAGATCAGTATATTTTGCTTTCAAAAGAGCAACTTTCGTTCCCGTAAGTTTTCCTTCATGAAACATCTATAAAGAAAAAAgatgaaattaattataaaaaacattgttcatgaattaaaaaaaaaaaaaaatattaataaatacaGTGTAAACTTTAGATTTGCATCTCTTTGTTAATtcattgaaacaaaatatttcatccTGAATtgctgcaaaaaaaaaaaaataataataataataaaaatggGATATCAAGTTAAGTTTAACCACTaacttatatatgtattttgaaaacTGATAATATAGATTTCAAATCAAATACttatcatcaaaatatcatcaacaGGAGAAAAGGAATCAAGTCCTAAAACTTATTAACACACCAACTCGAACCATATTTATATCCAATACAATCTAATTTATTATTTGGAAATTCTACAATAAAACATCTGTTAGAGTTTGTtctacatatgtacacatgcTGAGGCAGTGATGTACATTCACTGTGACTAATGTGTAACAAATTGCTTATAAATGTAATTTCAACATGTGTCACATACTTAAATTTTGTACTGTTGGAGTCACATATACTTTAATTCTGTAATGTCTGAGTCTGATAGCTAATTGATTTCCAAAAATAGTTTAAACACATCAATCAAAGAAGATAAATTATTCACTGAACGATTACTTTCATGTTgagaagaaaaacaataaaaatgtaataacattACCCAGTAATTtgagataataataataaaagcgTCATTCAACTGATCGCTTCTCATTGGTTCCTGTCCGTTAAAGTTACATGACAGCAGTATGTTGATCAATAATGGTTTACAAGGTTTGGTCAGGAAGTAAATGGTGAAAAACATCATCAACAAAGACCATCTTAATTGTaaagaaataaataagaaataatacACATGTGCTAGGGTGATGTACATTAAAACAGCAAATGTCTGTCTACATGTCATAGACAGGTGAAACAAAAGTTACAGGAATCAGATGTATCTAGTCAAATATCAAGAAATATGCAGCAACATGTACAAAACTTTTGACATGGACTAAAGACTGAATTTTGTCAATCTCTACCAAGATATCAACATCAGTAAAATGaaattgacatacatgtatgtaaaatggTTAAGAATTACTTAATCAATGATTCCTAGTCAGTATATAGTAATATTAATTACCAGGAGTAAGCTCTATCACTTGGATATGGGAAAATTGACAACCACAACTGAAACTGACattctt
Above is a window of Pecten maximus chromosome 7, xPecMax1.1, whole genome shotgun sequence DNA encoding:
- the LOC117331505 gene encoding coiled-coil domain-containing protein 146-like is translated as MSDRGSDEERDDEQEEEESTGQKYETVISALPPRVVQQEESQVEVSASPAFQCLDEMFHEGKLTGTKVALLKAKYTDLHETLKRTRESEANLLNTAKEHTIELERQRSELEKGDNFPDSSNTEVTKMRQQLMKHNNEYAQIKEREYQQQYELETLSEEKKIMEREYSRMPKQGEIEKKLKEIQAACEDMKKEIVQRQMEAKTLREDMDTTHRQCLAEQKEYDQLKSEMENLKGDLVQINTLPNQIAKEADKLHRQKLEVEKSLTKLEDEYQDILEESKGMESKKNALQTEKFDTESELAKTRAMLDQKEREYNMLIKDFEFAKDREAVLMGDRSTLDMSLRHIHLEKKNTHDVHSRKSREKDRDLRNLKKAELQFKVAEESLSHTKSVHEKVKGQIDSLPKDDGTLQKKREELAKEVEHTKRSLAQQNNLTAVEHVKLEASAAEEQNLLYDQSDLRIEVVELTRLAAIKADEREQKARDFMRAEMRFHKAIEDLKTKELQIQDHHKKHQEMQTKLKEFAKLYELIKNERNKCVNLIQTSTQKAAEMKEKIKILQNEMEILRTAVMQKDRELQKHRLKHMNSIVMRDSLRNEVAKQTNIYNDMKATVEQQKMDLNKLNNMMNAGEEESTRLRNRYSKEEQKRNDRGLKLIEREEEVCIFYEKVNIEEQMIRNGNVELQAKEEEIRFLKMQLNEENRSIELLRKNMPHKHALEQELVTLQIQLQQCQDRMLDLEKELENPYDETRVRSLEGKDLPPAELQDKIENLEMRLAEKEEHLLEKDLIFEQVTRLASRVKVKAEDGKDDTLGLAKNVNGLQGKIKDAYRKMRGLVAELSMNTATALQLQQTLKEKEADLEQCYIRMEKGEPPCDEFEHDWNRLMAIEDRIMRDKEESRLIQEEEEQYKIAGGTTTTADPRPNAYIPDDDSELPIPRPYGRHAPFKPTEPGSTMRHIRKPVPKPIEI